Proteins from a single region of Chloroherpeton thalassium ATCC 35110:
- a CDS encoding 5-formyltetrahydrofolate cyclo-ligase gives MNWNEAFQARNQIRAHLKEKRKQLTTEQWRKKSEKVFENLKLSQELVAAKTVHCYISSEKNREVDTTAIVNWLIEHQKKVLVPFVAGNDMYASEFDTNTKLTDGQFGIQEPIGAMQADESALSLVLMPLLAVDRKGNRLGYGKGFYDRFLVRLKKNHISPLKIGIAFDFQVIEALPTVLLENHDDVPLDAVITDTDRITFNALV, from the coding sequence ATGAACTGGAACGAAGCCTTCCAAGCGCGCAACCAAATCAGGGCGCACTTGAAAGAAAAAAGAAAACAACTTACAACTGAACAATGGCGAAAAAAAAGCGAAAAAGTGTTTGAAAACTTGAAATTAAGTCAGGAACTTGTCGCTGCAAAAACCGTTCATTGTTACATTTCCAGTGAAAAAAACCGTGAGGTAGATACAACAGCGATAGTCAATTGGTTAATTGAACATCAAAAAAAAGTGCTTGTCCCGTTTGTTGCGGGAAACGATATGTACGCATCCGAATTTGACACAAACACCAAACTGACCGATGGCCAGTTTGGCATTCAAGAACCCATTGGGGCAATGCAAGCAGACGAATCGGCCTTGTCGCTTGTCTTGATGCCGCTGCTTGCTGTAGATAGAAAAGGAAATCGGCTGGGTTATGGAAAAGGCTTCTATGATAGATTTCTGGTTCGGCTGAAAAAAAATCACATTTCACCTTTGAAAATTGGCATCGCGTTTGACTTTCAAGTGATTGAAGCGCTGCCAACCGTGCTGCTTGAAAACCACGACGATGTCCCCCTCGATGCGGTGATAACCGATACAGACAGAATAACCTTCAACGCTCTCGTTTAA
- a CDS encoding antibiotic biosynthesis monooxygenase family protein — translation MKFGYVFLLIFFASFVQACAPGHHLAFEQFQSPHSGTVLSVQGYVIKSNSDTAALQQNWMNLAEKMSRKPGFISCHLSPGIGESTLWLAHSKWENLEALRNAFADPIILKLEEKLPNKFEHLFSLGEKGAFDRKRQ, via the coding sequence ATGAAGTTTGGCTATGTTTTTTTGCTGATTTTTTTTGCGAGTTTTGTTCAGGCTTGCGCGCCAGGACATCATTTAGCTTTTGAGCAATTTCAGTCGCCGCATTCTGGGACGGTGCTCTCTGTTCAAGGCTATGTCATCAAGTCGAATTCTGATACCGCCGCGCTTCAGCAAAATTGGATGAATTTGGCGGAAAAAATGAGCCGGAAACCCGGATTTATTTCGTGTCATTTAAGTCCAGGAATTGGCGAATCGACACTTTGGCTGGCGCACAGCAAATGGGAAAATTTGGAAGCTTTGCGAAACGCATTTGCAGATCCAATAATCCTGAAATTAGAAGAAAAATTACCCAATAAATTTGAGCACCTGTTTTCGTTAGGCGAAAAAGGAGCTTTTGATAGGAAACGCCAATGA